A single region of the Phyllostomus discolor isolate MPI-MPIP mPhyDis1 chromosome 14, mPhyDis1.pri.v3, whole genome shotgun sequence genome encodes:
- the STRIP1 gene encoding striatin-interacting protein 1: MEPAAGGPGPLIMNNKQPQPPPPPPPAAAQPPPGAPRAGGGLLPGGKAREFNRNQRKDSEGYSESPDLEFEYADTDKWAAELSELYSYTEGPEFLMNRKCFEEDFRTHVTDKKWTELDTNQHRTHAMRLLDGLEVTAREKRLKVARAILYVAQGTFGECSSEAEVQTWMRYNVFLLLEVGTFHALVELLNMEIDNSAACSSAVRKPAISLADSTDLRVLLNIMYLIVETVHQECEEDTAEWKAMRQTFRAELGSPLYNHEPFAIMLFGMVTKFCSGHAPHFPMKKVLLLLWKTVLCTLGGFEELQSMKAEKRTLLGLPPLPEDSIKVIRNMRAASPPASASDLIEQQQKRGRREHKALIKQDNLDAFNERDPYKADDSREEEEENDDDNSLEGETFPLERDEVMPPPLQHPQTDRLTCPKGLPWAPKVREKDIEMFLECSRSKFIGYTLGSDTSTVVGLPRPIHESIRTLKQHKYTSIAEVQAQMEEEFLRSPLSGGEEEVEQVPAETLYQGLLPSLPQYMIALLKILLAAAPTSKAKTDSINILADVLPEEMPTTVLQSMKLGVDVNRHKEVIVKAISAVLLLLLKHFKLNHVYQFEYMAQHLVFANCIPLILKFFNQNIMSYITAKNSISVLDYPHCVVHELPELTAESLEAGDNNQFCWRNLFSCINLLRILNKLTKWKHSRTMMLVVFKSAPILKRALKVKQAMMQLYVLKLLKVQTKYLGRQWRKSNMKTMSAIYQKVRHRLNDDWAYGNDLDARPWDFQAEECALRANIERFNARRYDRAHSNPDFLPVDNCLQSVLGQRVDLPEDFQMNYDLWLEREVFSKPISWEELLQ, from the exons AGCTTTACAGCTACACGGAAGGGCCCGAGTTCCTGATGAACCGGAAGTGCTTTGAGGAGGACTTCCGGACCCACG TGACGGACAAGAAGTGGACCGAGCTGGACACCAACCAGCACCGCACCCATGCCATGAGGCTCCTGGATGGCCTGGAAGTCACCGCCAGGGAGAAGAGACTCAAGGTGGCCCGGGCCATTCTCTACGTTGCCCAAG GCACCTTCGGGGAGTGCAGCTCCGAGGCGGAAGTGCAGACCTGGATGCGCTACAACGTCTTCCTGCTGCTGGAGGTGGGCACGTTCCATGCCCTGGTGGAGCTTCTGAACATGGAGATAGA CAACAGCGCCGCGTGCAGCAGTGCGGTGAGGAAGCCGGCCATCTCCCTGGCCGACAGCACGGACCTGAG GGTCCTGCTCAACATCATGTACCTGATTGTGGAGACCGTTCACCAGGAGTGCGAGGAGGACACAGCCGAGTGGAAGGCGATGCGGCAGACCTTCAGGGCTGAGCTGG GTTCCCCGCTGTACAACCACGAGCCGTTTGCCATCATGCTCTTCGGGATGGTGACCAAATTTTGCAGTGGCCACGCCCCTCACTTCCCCATGAAGAaggttctcttgctgctttggaAGACAGTGCTG TGCACGCTGGGTGGCTTCGAGGAGCTGCAGAGCATGAAGGCGGAGAAGCGCACGCTGCTGGGCCTGCCCCCGCTGCCAGAGGACAGCATCAAGGTGATCCGCAACATGAGGGCCGCCTCTCCGCCGGCCTCGGCCTCCGACCTGATCGAGCAGCAGCAGAAGCGGGGTCGGCGGGAGCACAAG GCCCTGATAAAGCAGGACAACCTGGATGCCTTCAACGAGCGGGACCCCTACAAGGCCGATGACTCccgagaagaggaggaggagaatgacgACGACAACAGTCTGGAGGGGGAGACGTTCCCCCTTGAGCGCGACGAGGTGATGCCTCCCCCACTCCAGCACCCCCAGACCGACAGGCTCACCTGCCCGAAGGGGCTTCCATGGGCGCCCAAGGTCAG AGAGAAGGACATCGAGATGTTCCTCGAGTGCAGCCGCAGCAAGTTCATCGGCTACACCCTGGGCAG cGACACGAGCACGGTGGTGGGGCTGCCCAGGCCAATCCACGAAAGTATCCGGACTCTGAAACAG cacaaGTACACGTCGATCGCGGAGGTCCAGGCGCAGATGGAGGAGGAGTTCCTGCGCTCTCCTCTCTCGGGG ggagaagaggaagtCGAGCAAGTCCCCGCGGAAACCCTGTACCAAGGCCTGCTCCCCAGCCTGCCTCAGTACATG ATCGCGCTGCTGAAGATCCTGCTGGCCGCAGCTCCCACCTCAAAGGCCAAAACAGACTCGATCAACATCCTGGCGGACGTCCTGCCCGAGGAGATGCC CACCACAGTGCTACAGAGCATGAAGCTGGGCGTGGACGTGAACCGCCACAAAGAGGTCATTGTGAAGGCCATCTCTGccgtcctgctgctgctgctgaagcaCTTTAAGCTGAACCACGTCTACCAG TTTGAATACATGGCCCAGCACCTGGTGTTCGCCAACTGCATCCCTTTGATTCTGAAGTTCTTCAATCAAAACATCATGTCCTACATCACTGCCAAGAACAG CATCTCTGTCCTGGACTACCCCCACTGCGTGGTGCACGAGCTCCCGGAGCTGACTGCCGAGAGTCTG GAAGCAGGTGACAATAACCAGTTTTGCTGGAGGAACCTCTTCTCTTGTATCAATCTCCTTCGGATCTTGAACAAGCTGACCAAGTGGAAGCATTCCAGGACGATG ATGCTGGTGGTGTTCAAGTCCGCCCCCATCCTGAAGCGGGCGCTGAAGGTGAAGCAGGCCATGATGCAGCTGTACGTGCTGAAGCTGCTCAAGGTGCAGACCAAATACCTGGGGCGGCAGTGGCGCAAGAGCAACATGAAGACCATGTCTGCTATCTACCAGAAGGTTCGGCACCGGCTGAATGACGACTGGGCCTACGGCAACG atCTGGACGCCCGGCCGTGGGACTTCCAGGCGGAGGAGTGCGCCCTCCGCGCCAACATCGAACGCTTCAACGCCCGGCGCTACGACCGGGCCCACAGCAACCCCGACTTCCTGCCCGTGGACAACTGCCTGCAGAGCGTCCTGGGCCAGCGGGTGGACCTCCCTGAGGACTTCCAGATGAACTATGACCTCTGGCTGGAAAGGGAGGTCTTCTCCAAGCCTATCTCCTGGGAGGAGCTGCTGCAGTGA